The genomic interval CCGAACTTGCCGACGATCCCGTGCGTTTGTACCTGCGCGAGATCGGTCAAGTCAAATTGCTCGACGCCACCAGCGAGTTCCATCTGGCGACGATGATCGAAGCGAATCGCCTGATCGTGTCGCTGAGTCGTCATCCGCTTCGCAAGGGGCTCACGACCGAATGCGCCATCTACCACGCGCTCATCGCCGAAATGCTCACCTCGTGGGAACGTCTGCTCGAAGACACGGCGCGGCTCAACAGTGTTGCGCCGAATCTTGTTTACCTTCTCAATGAAGCGAAAGCGTTATGCGCCTCCTCCGAATCGAAGGAACCTTCGTATCTGAGAAACTATCTGGATAATGGGATGTGGGGGATGGACGAACTGTGGAACAGCATCGCCCGACAAGCGTACTCGGTCTTTCTCAGCCTCTACCTGCTTCCGCCCGCGTATGCCGACTGGCTCCTCAAGCATCTTAACTCGCATCACGATTTTCCCAACCAGCGGACTCTGTTCAATCATCTGCCCACCGACGACATCCTCCGCAAAGAAATGGACTCGGCTCAAGCCCGCGCGGTGGAGGCGAACCAGACGTTGATCCGCGCGAACTTGCGGTTGGTGGTCAGCGTGGCGAAACGATATTTGAATCGCGGCATTAACATCCAAGATCTGATTCAAGAGGGTAGTTTGGGGTTGATGCGCGCGGTCAACAAGTTCGACCCGCGCCGCGGATTCAAATTCAGCACCTACGCCACCTGGTGGATTCGACAGTCCATCAACCGCTCCATCGCCGAGCAAGCGCGGACGATCCGCATCCCTGTGCATTTGTTCGAAGCCATCAGCCGCGTGATGCGCGTTCAACGCACCCTCACACAGCAACTTGGACGCGCGCCAACCACCGAAGAAGTAGCCATCGAAGTGGGCTATCTCCCCGCAGTGGATGTGGAAGCGATCTTGCGCGCGCATTCAGAGGAACAGCCGCTGGACTCCGCTCTGCAACACAGGCTGGACTCCGCCATGCAAAAAGTAGACCGCGTGCTTCGCTCCGCCGAGGAGCCTATCTCGATCGACGGTCCCATCGGCGATGAGGATTCCAGTTCGCTCGGTGACTTCATCGAAGACGAAGACGCGCCCTCGCCGTTGGATTCCGCCACGCGCGAGATGCTCCGCGCGCAGGTTCGTAGCGCGCTCAATCTGCTCTCCGACCGCGAGCGCGAAGTGCTGGAATTAAGATTCGGCTTGAAAGATGGTAAAGATCACACGCTCGAAGAGGTGAGCGCGTTTTACGATGTGACCCGCGAGCGCATCCGCCAGATCGAAGCGAAGGCGTTGCGGAAGTTGCGGCATCCCTCGCGGAGCAGGCAGTTGAGGGATTATTTGGGGTAACCCTTTGTAGGGCAGGTGACAAACCTGCCCTTATTTTTTGTCCCCGCCTTGTGAAAAGTGGCACTTTCAAAACTCTTATGTTATACTGTCGCGAACCTTACAAAGATCGTCCTTTTATGGGCGTTTTGAGGATACATAATGCTGGAATACGTAGCAATCGCATTGATGATCGTATT from Candidatus Defluviilinea gracilis carries:
- a CDS encoding sigma-70 family RNA polymerase sigma factor, which gives rise to MAEHKRAASDNHQKDERTPRDAEFSDSSLPVDMDAMLNELPELTRDDSPDPDVNALSQQEELLEDEPLDLKDPAFAAELADDPVRLYLREIGQVKLLDATSEFHLATMIEANRLIVSLSRHPLRKGLTTECAIYHALIAEMLTSWERLLEDTARLNSVAPNLVYLLNEAKALCASSESKEPSYLRNYLDNGMWGMDELWNSIARQAYSVFLSLYLLPPAYADWLLKHLNSHHDFPNQRTLFNHLPTDDILRKEMDSAQARAVEANQTLIRANLRLVVSVAKRYLNRGINIQDLIQEGSLGLMRAVNKFDPRRGFKFSTYATWWIRQSINRSIAEQARTIRIPVHLFEAISRVMRVQRTLTQQLGRAPTTEEVAIEVGYLPAVDVEAILRAHSEEQPLDSALQHRLDSAMQKVDRVLRSAEEPISIDGPIGDEDSSSLGDFIEDEDAPSPLDSATREMLRAQVRSALNLLSDREREVLELRFGLKDGKDHTLEEVSAFYDVTRERIRQIEAKALRKLRHPSRSRQLRDYLG